A single genomic interval of Leptotrichia trevisanii DSM 22070 harbors:
- a CDS encoding HAD hydrolase family protein encodes GLNDYDLITETGLGFAMENSIYLLLEKLTDTEVIESNANDGMAKKVRELFDL; translated from the coding sequence GGACTGAATGATTATGATTTGATAACAGAAACTGGACTTGGATTTGCAATGGAAAATTCGATTTATTTATTGCTTGAGAAATTGACAGATACAGAAGTTATTGAAAGCAATGCAAATGATGGGATGGCAAAAAAGGTACGAG